Proteins encoded within one genomic window of Lysinibacillus sphaericus:
- the metK gene encoding methionine adenosyltransferase, with product MTNRRLFTSESVTEGHPDKICDQISDAILDAILTEDPNARVACETTVTTGLVLVAGEITTSTYVDIKGIVRDTVAEIGYTRGKYGFDAENLAVLVAIGEQSPDIAQGVDQALEAREGSMTDEDIEAIGAGDQGLMFGYACNETPELMPLPISLAHKLARRLTEVRKSGELAYLRPDGKTQVTIEYDENNVPVRVDTIVISTQHDEEATLEQIQADLKALVIAPVVPSELLDAQTKYFINPTGRFVIGGPKGDAGLTGRKIIVDTYGGYARHGGGAFSGKDATKVDRSAAYAARYVAKNIVAAGLAERAEVQLAYAIGVAQPVSIAVDTFGTGRVSESEIVKWVRELFDLRPAGIIKMLDLRRPIYKQTAAYGHFGRTDLNVPWENTDKADALREKASL from the coding sequence ATGACAAACCGTCGATTGTTTACATCAGAGAGTGTAACAGAAGGACATCCCGATAAAATTTGTGATCAAATCTCGGATGCTATTTTAGATGCTATTTTAACAGAAGACCCTAATGCCCGTGTAGCGTGTGAAACAACGGTCACAACAGGCTTAGTATTAGTAGCAGGAGAAATTACTACTTCTACTTATGTAGATATTAAAGGCATTGTGCGTGATACAGTAGCAGAAATCGGCTATACACGAGGCAAGTATGGCTTTGATGCTGAAAACTTAGCTGTACTAGTCGCAATCGGAGAGCAATCACCTGATATTGCCCAAGGTGTAGACCAAGCATTAGAAGCGCGTGAAGGTTCAATGACAGATGAGGATATTGAAGCAATTGGTGCAGGTGACCAAGGATTAATGTTCGGTTATGCATGTAATGAAACACCTGAATTAATGCCTCTACCAATTAGTTTAGCGCATAAATTGGCTCGTCGTTTAACAGAAGTACGTAAATCAGGTGAATTAGCATATTTACGTCCAGATGGTAAAACGCAAGTAACAATTGAGTATGATGAAAACAATGTCCCTGTTCGTGTTGATACGATTGTTATTTCAACTCAGCATGATGAAGAAGCAACACTTGAACAAATTCAAGCAGATTTAAAAGCATTAGTAATTGCTCCAGTAGTTCCTAGTGAGTTATTAGATGCACAGACGAAATACTTCATCAACCCAACTGGTCGTTTTGTTATCGGTGGTCCAAAAGGAGATGCTGGACTTACTGGTCGTAAAATCATCGTTGATACATACGGTGGTTATGCACGTCATGGTGGTGGTGCATTCTCTGGTAAGGATGCTACGAAAGTGGACCGTTCAGCAGCCTATGCAGCACGTTATGTAGCGAAAAATATTGTTGCAGCTGGTTTAGCAGAACGTGCAGAAGTACAGCTTGCTTATGCTATCGGTGTAGCACAGCCAGTATCGATTGCCGTTGATACGTTTGGTACAGGACGAGTAAGTGAAAGTGAAATCGTAAAATGGGTTCGCGAACTTTTCGATCTACGTCCAGCAGGCATCATTAAAATGCTTGATTTACGTCGTCCAATTTATAAACAAACGGCTGCATACGGTCACTTTGGTCGTACAGATTTAAATGTACCTTGGGAAAATACGGACAAGGCAGATGCACTAAGAGAAAAAGCTAGTTTATAA
- a CDS encoding gamma carbonic anhydrase, with amino-acid sequence MIYPFKDKTPTIDPSVFIADYATVTGDVTIGAETTIWFNTVIRGDVSPTIIGKRVSIQDLCCLHQSPKYPLIIEDEVTVGHQVTLHSCTIRKNALIGMGSIVLDGAEIGEGAFIGAGSLVPPGKVIPPNCLALGRPAKVVRELNAEDKEDMERIVREYAEKGQYYKSLQK; translated from the coding sequence ATGATTTATCCTTTTAAAGACAAAACACCTACAATCGATCCATCGGTTTTTATTGCTGACTATGCAACCGTTACGGGAGACGTAACGATTGGAGCAGAGACAACAATATGGTTTAATACAGTGATTCGAGGCGATGTATCTCCTACAATTATTGGTAAACGAGTAAGCATCCAAGATCTTTGTTGTCTACATCAAAGTCCAAAATATCCATTAATAATCGAAGATGAAGTAACAGTTGGACACCAAGTAACCTTACATAGCTGTACAATTCGAAAAAATGCCTTAATTGGTATGGGATCAATTGTGTTAGATGGGGCAGAGATAGGAGAAGGTGCATTTATCGGTGCGGGTAGTCTTGTCCCTCCAGGTAAAGTCATACCTCCCAATTGTTTAGCATTAGGACGTCCAGCCAAAGTTGTACGTGAATTAAATGCTGAAGATAAGGAAGATATGGAACGTATCGTTAGAGAATACGCGGAAAAAGGACAATATTACAAATCTCTTCAAAAATAA